The Cloacibacterium sp. TD35 region ATATTAATGCAAATGGAGGAAATGATTATTTGCCAACGATTAATAATCCTAGATATGCAGGAATTAGTACAGATTGGGAAAAAGAAGTTTTCAAAACAGGTTTTGACCAAAACTATAATGTAAATTATTCTTTTGGTAATGAAGCTATAAAAGGGTATTCGGCTTTAGGATATCAAGGAATTGATGGTACAGTTGCTCCTTCTAGATTTGATAGAGTTTCTGCAAAAATTAATCTAGATGCAAAAGTAACGAACTGGTTAAAAGTAAATACTACTTTAAACTATTTTAATACCGATTTTAAAAATACCAACGATAATGCAGCGGGTGCTAGAGCAGGAGTTATCTTGAGTACTCTTACTACTCCTACATTTATGCCAGCTTACGCTAACCAGCTTAAAGTAAGAGACATAGATGGTTCTGGGAACTATATAGATGGTTATAAAGATGGTCAGTTTGCAATGAACCCATTCACTGCTGGTTGGGAAAACCCAGTGGCGTTCCAATACAGAGGGTATGATGATACTAATACTCAAAGATTTTTATCAAATATTGGTTTAGAGGTTAACATTCTTAAAAATTTAGTGTATAAACCAAGCGTTTCATTAGATTACATAGATGTAGAAAACGAAACGTTCATCGATCCTTTCAAATCTGTTTATGGTAGACAAGAAAAGGGTACAGGAAGTAGAACGAATAGTAAATTCAAAGATTTCAATGTTGAAAATACTTTAACTTATACTTTTAAAACAGGGGCTCATGATATTAACCTTATTGGAGGTCACCAAATGCACGAGCGTAACAATCAAGTGCAATATTATTGGGGTAATCAATTCCCTTCAGATGTAACTACATTTGAATTTGAAAAATCTCAAAACGGTAATAAAGTATACAGAGAAGAAACCCTAAGAGAATTATCTTTCTTCGGAAGAATGGTCTATACTTATGATAATAAATATACCTTAATGGGAGTATTCCGTCAAAACGGAAGTTCTGCTCTAGCTCCAGGGAAAAAATGGGGATTCTTCCCAGGTGTTTCTGGTTCTTGGTTAGTGTCTAACGAAGATTTCTTAAAAGATAACAACTCTATTTCTGAGCTTAAATTAAGAGGAGGTTGGGGTAAAACAGGTAACGCATCTGGTATTCCTTTCTATTCTTCATACAATTTAGAGAGATTAAATCAAGATGGAGGTAGCTGGTCTACTTATCAATGGGGAACAGACACAGGTTGGGAAGTTACAACAGATACCAACTTTGGTTTAGATCTAGGATTTATGAACAATAGAATTAAATTCTCTGCAGATTTCTATAAAAGAATCACTGATGATTTAATTATGCCAATTGAAATGGGTAGTACTATTGGTAACATCCTAAGAAACGTAGGTTCTATGGAAAATAAAGGGATGGAATTCACCCTTAATACTACCAATATTAAGAATGAAAACTTTACTTGGAATACTAATTTCAACATTTCATTCAATAAGAATAAAATTAATGAGTTAAAATATATGCCTACCATTAATAAAGTATTTATTGAAGGTATGGATAATTTAGTGAGATTCGCTGCAGGGCAACCAGTAGGTTCTTTCTATGGTTACCAAATGCAAGGAGTAGATCCACAAACAGGAGATATTGTATATAATGACCTTAATGGTAATGGAAACTTTGATACAGGTGACCGTACATTCATAGGAAATCCAAATCCTGATTATACATTTGGGTTCAGTAATAACTTTACTTACAAAAACTGGTATTTAGACACGTTAATTACTGGTTCTGTAGGAAATGATATCTACAATGCTTCTAGATTTGAATTAGAATTAATGAATGACTTCAAAAATCAATCTACAGCAGTACTTGATAGATGGACCACAGTAGGACAAGTGACAAATGTACCAAGAGCAAACTCTCTTTCTGCTATGGTAATTTCTGATAGATTCGTAGAAGATGGATCTTATGTGAAATTAAAAAGCATTACTCTAGGATATAATTTCAAAAATCCATTTAAAGGAGTAAGTAAATTAAATGTATACGCTACAGGACAAAACTTATATACCATTACAGATTACACAGGCTTTGATCCAGAAGTAAATGCTTTCGCTAGTTCTAATGGAATCTTAGGTATTGACTATGGTACATATCCACAAGTGAGAACAATTGTATTAGGACTAAAAGCTAATTTTTAATCATTATTAATATAAAATATTATGAAACTTAATAAAACCATAAATTATATAATTTTAGGCGCAGGTCTGTCTTTTGGAGCGGTTTCTTGTTCAGATTATTTAGATACTGAACCAATTACAGACAAACCGATAGAGTTAAGCGATACTCCTTATAAAACTGCTGCTGATGCAGAGGATTTAATGAATACTATCTATAATGATTTAGGGAATGAATATTGGCAGCTAGATTACTTCTTTAATGGGGATGCACAAACTGATATTGCTTATCAAGGTGGTGATAACCCTCAAAATGCACAACAGTCAGAATACAGAATTCTTGCTACCAATAGTAATGTAAGCAGAGACTGGAACTACATCTACGGGCGTATTAACAACTGTAATAAAGTAATCAACTATGTAGATAAAATTCCGGATACATCTCTTTCTACACAAAGAAGAAAAGAAATGATAGCAGAAGCTTCAGTAATGAGAGCCCTTTATTATTTCCATGCTGTACAACTTTGGGGAGATGTGCCATTAGTTACACAAGCTGTAATTGGAGTAACTGCTGAAAATTTTGAAGAAGTATATTCACAAGTATACCCAGCAAGAAAGTCAGCGAGTGAAGTATACTCACTTATCATTTCAGACCTAGAAGGTGCTTTGCCTAATGTACCTGCAAGTTCTAATAAATATAGAGCTTCTAAAGGTGCTGCACTATCACTTTTAGCACAGGTTTATGCTACTAAACCAAGCCCTGATTTTGCTAAAGTAGTATCTTACACAGATCAATTAATGACCCAAGGTTATAGTTTATTACCAGATTATGATCATTTATTTGACACTACACACGAAGCAAACGCAGAATCTATTTTCGAAATCAATGGAAATGGAAGCAGTGTTTGGTGGTGGGGAACTTTTATGTTCATCGGTACAGACTGGAAAAAATTCAATACACCATCTAATGATTTAATTAAATCTTTTGATGCTCAAGGAGATGCAATCAGAAAAGCTTCTACTGTTAAGTTTGAACCAGTTGGTTGGTCTGATAAATATTGGAGCAGCTCTAGCTATCCATTTGCATGGAAACAAAGAGAGCAAAGTGGTAATCAAAATGTGTATATTTTCAGATACGCAGATTTACTTCTTCTAAGAGCAGAAGCTAAAGTTAGACTAGGTGATTATACAGGAGCCGCAGCTTTAGTAAACCAAGTAAGAGCGAGAGTAAACTTAGCACCTATCACAATTACTGGAGAAACTGATGGTATAAACAAAATACTAGAAGAAAGAAAGTTAGAATTAGCATTCGAAGGACAACGTTGGTTTGACCTTAAGAGAACAGGAAAAGCTATTGAAATTATTAAAAATAGAAAAGATGCTAGCGGAAACCCTCTAGGTTATGCTGCTAACATTACAGAACAAAAATTACTTTGGCCTATTCCTCAATCTCAGATTGATAATAATCCTAATTTAACTCAAAACGCTGGTTATTAATCTTATATCAAATTAGAATTTATATAACCTCATTCTAAAAAAATTGCTGCGCATATTATCGTGCAGCAGTTTTTTTGAATATCAAAAATAAATGTTATGGTTCTAAAAAAAATTATCCCCGCCTTAGTTTTAGGCTCTATAGCTTCTCTTATCTCATGTAATTCTTTTACAAAAATAGAAGCTCCACAAACAATAGAATATTGGCAAACTAATGCTGATGAAACTTTAAAACTTCAAAAACAAAACAATCTTGTTTTTGACAATCCCCAAAATAATTTCCAAAACATTCTCATCAATCCTTCAGAAAAATTCCAAACTGTAGATGGTTTTGGCTACACCCTTACCGGAGGAAGCGTAGAGGTAATCAATCAATTATCTCCAGCGAAGAAAAAAGAACTTCTTCAAGATATTTTCGGAAAATCAGAACAATCCATAGGCGTAAGTTATCTTAGATTAAGCATTGGCGCATCAGATCTTAACAGTTCTGTCTTTTCTTATGATGATGTTCCCGCAGGTCAAACAGACGAAGACCTGAGCGAATTCAGCTTAGCAAAAGACCAGTTTGTGATTGATATGTTAAAAGAAATTTTAGCGATTAATCCAGATATTAAAATTATTGGCGCGCCTTGGTCACCACCTGTTTGGATGAAGGATAACGGAAATAGCATAGGAGGAAGCCTGAAAACAGAATACTATCAAGTTTATGCAGAATATTTCGTGAAATATATTCAGGAAATGAAGAAAAATGGAATCACCATTGATGCCATTACTCCTCAAAACGAACCACTACATCCTGGGAATAACCCAAGTATGTATATGACTGCAGAACAACAAAGAGATTTCATAAAAAACAATTTAGGTCCAGCTTTTAGAGCAGCAAATATTGCTACAAAAATAGTATTATACGACCATAATTGTGATAAACCAGAATATCCTATTACGATTCTCCAAGACCCAGAAGCTGCACAATATGTAGACGGATCAGCATTTCACCTTTATGCAGGAGATGTTTCAGCTCTTGGCACAGTAAAAAATGCATTCCCTAATAAAAATCTCTATTTCACAGAACAGTGGACGGGTTCTACAGGAACTTTTGCAGGAGATTTTATCTGGCATACCAAAAATGTAATCATAGGAACCATGAGAAATTGGAGCAAAATTGCATTAGAATGGAACTTAGCAAATGATGCACAATTCCAACCATTTACTCCTGGTGGATGTACCCAATGTAAAGGAGCAATCACTATCAATTCTTCTGAATCTTACACTAAAAATGTAGCGTATTACATCATTGCTCACGCTTCTAAATTTGTACCTCAAAATTCACAGAGGATAGGTTCTACACAAGTAGGAAATTTAAGTACATTAGCATTTAAAACACCAGAAGGCAAAATAGCTTTAATCGTTTTAAATGAAGGAGCAGAAGTTGAAAATTTTAATATTAACTTTGATGGTAAATCTGTAGCAGCATCATTGCCATCTAATTCAGTGGCTACCTACACTTTTTAAATATAAAATTTATGAAAAAAATATTTCTTTCAATGGTTTTAGTAGGACTGGGAATTACCGTCTCTGCTCAGAAATCAATTGACCAAAAAGTTACAGAGCTGATGGCGAAAATGACTTTGGAAGAAAAAATAGGACAGCTTAATCAGTATAATGATGATATTACAGCAACCGGTCCTATTACGAAAGATGCAGACAAAGCTGGTCAAGTTCGTGCAGGGAAACTAGGCTCTATTTTAAATGCTGTAGGCACTAAAAACACTAAAAACTGGCAAGACCAAGCCATGCAATCTCGTCTTAAAATTCCTTTGCTTTTTGGGCAAGATGTTATTCATGGTTTTAGAACTACTTTTCCTATTCCATTAGGCGAAACCGCTACATGGGATATGAATTTAATTGAAAAATCTGCTAGAATTGCAGCTACTGAAGCTTCTGCCTATGGAATTCATTGGACTTTTGCACCAATGGTAGATATAGGAAGAGATCCAAGATGGGGACGTGTAATGGAAGGAGCTGGTGAAGACACCTATTTAGGAACATTAGTAGGAAAAGCCAGAGTAAAAGGTTTCCAAGGAAATGGATTAGGAAATAAAGATGCAGTAATGGCTTGTGCTAAACATTTTGCAGCTTATGGAGCTGCTGTTGGCGGAAGAGATTACAATTCTGTAGATATGAGCCTTAGACAGTTGCACGAAACGTATTTGCCACCTTTCAAAGCGGTGTCTGATATTGGAGTAGCTACTTTTATGAATTCTTTTAATGATATCAACGGAATTCCTGCAACTGGAAATAAATACATCCAAAGAGACTTATTAAAAGGCGCTTGGAATTTTCAAGGTTTTGTAGTTTCTGACTGGGGAAGCATTGGCGAAATGATTCCTCACGGTTTTGCTAAAGACAATAAAGAAGCTGCTCTGAAAGCAATTTTGGCAGGTAGTGATATGGATATGGAAAGCCGTTCTTATACTAATCATTTAGCAGAATTGGTAAAAGAAGGAAAAGTAGATATTCAATTAATAGATGATGCGGTTCGCAGAATTCTAACTAAAAAATATGAGCTTGGGCTTTTTGATGACCCTTATCGTTTCATCAATGAAAAGAGAGAAAAAGAACAAGCCAATAATCCAGAACATAGAAAATTCGCAAGAGAAATTGGTGCAAAAAGTATTGTTTTACTAAAAAATGAAAATCAATTATTACCACTTTCTCCTACCACTAAAAAAGTGGCAATTATTGGTCCATTTGCGAAAGCTACAGTAGAAAATCACGGTTTTTGGTCTATTGCTTTTCCAGATGATAGCCAAAGAATTGTAACTCAGTTTGATGGAATTAAAGCTCAATTGGATAAAAATTCAGAATTGCTTTATGCGAAAGGCTGTAACGCAAATGATAATGATAAATCTATGTTTTCAGAAGCGGTAGAAATTGCCAAGAAAGCAGATGTAGTGATTATGACTTTAGGCGAAGGTCATGCAATGAGCGGCGAAGCAAAAAGTAGAAGTAATATCCATTTTTCAGGAGTTCAGGAAGATTTATTAAAAGAAATTGCCAAAACAGGAAAACCAATTATATTAATGATTAATGCCGGTCGTCCTTTGGTTTTTGATTGGGCTTCAGAAAACATTCCTACCATTGTTTACACATGGTGGTTAGGTACAGAAGCAGGAAACTCTATTGCAGATGTACTTTTCGGGAAAATAAACCCTGGCGGTAAATTACCGATGACTTTCCCTAGAACTGAAGGTCAAATTCCTATCTATTACAATCATTACAATACAGGAAGGCCTGCTAAAAATAATACAGACAGAAACTATGTTTCGGCGTATATTGACTTAGATAATGACCCAGCTTATCCATTCGGATTTGGCTTGAGTTACACTACATTTCAATATTCTGATGTAAACGTAAGTGCTACTCAACTGAAAGGTAATCAAACTTTTACGGCTTCAGTTACTCTTACCAATTCAGGAAATTATGACGGAGAAGAAGTAGTACAATTGTACATCAGAGATTTAGTAGGAAAAGTAGTTCGTCCTGTAAAAGAACTGAAAGGTTTTCAAAAAATATTCCTTAAAAAAGGAGAAAGCAAAACCATTTCTTTTAACATTACACCAGAAGATTTAAAATTCTATGATGATGAACTCAATTTCGATTGGGAATCAGGAGAATTTGATATCATGATAGGAACCAATTCTGCTCAGGTACAAACCAAAAGAGTAAATTGGGAGAAATAACATCCTTAAAAAATTAACCTTATAAGAAATAAATCTTAAAGGAATAAAAATGAAAAAATCAATCAGCGTATTCTTATTATTGACCATTCAATTATTGATGGCAAATGTTTCATTACCCTATATTTTCTCGGACAATATGGTGTTGCAGAGAAATTCTAAAATTCCAGTTTGGGGTTTTGCATCACCTCATGAAAAAGTGTCGGTAAGTTTTAAAAATCAAACCAAATCCACTGTTGCAGACCAAAATGGCAATTGGAAAGTAGATTTAGACCAAGAAAAAGAAGGTGGCCCTTTTACCCTAACAATTAAAGGAAATAATGAAATTGTTTTCAAGAATGTTTTGGTAGGAGATGTTTGGTTATGTGGCGGACAAAGCAATATGGAGTGGGCTCTTTCGTCTTCTGAAGGCTATAAAGAGGAATTAAACCAAAAAGAGTTCCCGCTCATTAGACATATTAAAATTGAGAGAAAAATAAATTCTTTACCTCAAAACAACGTTGCAAAAACAGAATGGAATGTTGCGAATGCTTCCACTATAGGAGATTTTTCTGCAGTAGCCTATTTTTTTGCTAAAAAAATGTATCACGAGAGACAAGTTCCTATCGGAATTATTAATTCTTCTTGGGGCGGAACCGTGATCGAAGCATGGATTCCTAAAAACGCATTCGAGCAATCTCCTTATTTCAAAGAAATGATTGCTAATATGCCACAAATAGACATAGAAAGTCTACAGCAGAAAAATTTTGATGCTAAAACCGCAGTGATTGAGAAAAAATTAAATGCTAAAATTGCAGATTTTAATCAAGAACAATTCTTGAGTGCAGATTATAACGCTTCTGCTTTAAAAGATTTATATGTTCCAAAAGCTTGGGAACAACAAGGTTTCGAAGGTTTAGACGGAGTCGCTTGGATTAGAAAAACAATCGTTCTTTCAGACGAAGACCTTTCAGGAAATGCAGTACTGTATTTAGGAAAAATTGATGACGAAGACCTTACTTATTTTAATGGAAAATTAGTGGGACAAATGAAACAATGGTCAGATGATAGAATTT contains the following coding sequences:
- a CDS encoding SusC/RagA family TonB-linked outer membrane protein, with translation MNMNIKKGLGLIAVLYFTSSFQAQIKSDSSAIKEKKIDEVVLIGYGSVKKKNATSAIENIKADVFEDRPIYNVTQALQGTAAGVSVVQNSGKPGQALNIKIRGNNSISSGVDPLYVVDGIQTKDISGINPDDIVDITVLKDATSTAIYGINGSAGVVIVTTKRGKTNKSQLNFNAYWGFSKISNNVDVLNIDQYKALMADINANGGNDYLPTINNPRYAGISTDWEKEVFKTGFDQNYNVNYSFGNEAIKGYSALGYQGIDGTVAPSRFDRVSAKINLDAKVTNWLKVNTTLNYFNTDFKNTNDNAAGARAGVILSTLTTPTFMPAYANQLKVRDIDGSGNYIDGYKDGQFAMNPFTAGWENPVAFQYRGYDDTNTQRFLSNIGLEVNILKNLVYKPSVSLDYIDVENETFIDPFKSVYGRQEKGTGSRTNSKFKDFNVENTLTYTFKTGAHDINLIGGHQMHERNNQVQYYWGNQFPSDVTTFEFEKSQNGNKVYREETLRELSFFGRMVYTYDNKYTLMGVFRQNGSSALAPGKKWGFFPGVSGSWLVSNEDFLKDNNSISELKLRGGWGKTGNASGIPFYSSYNLERLNQDGGSWSTYQWGTDTGWEVTTDTNFGLDLGFMNNRIKFSADFYKRITDDLIMPIEMGSTIGNILRNVGSMENKGMEFTLNTTNIKNENFTWNTNFNISFNKNKINELKYMPTINKVFIEGMDNLVRFAAGQPVGSFYGYQMQGVDPQTGDIVYNDLNGNGNFDTGDRTFIGNPNPDYTFGFSNNFTYKNWYLDTLITGSVGNDIYNASRFELELMNDFKNQSTAVLDRWTTVGQVTNVPRANSLSAMVISDRFVEDGSYVKLKSITLGYNFKNPFKGVSKLNVYATGQNLYTITDYTGFDPEVNAFASSNGILGIDYGTYPQVRTIVLGLKANF
- a CDS encoding RagB/SusD family nutrient uptake outer membrane protein, whose translation is MKLNKTINYIILGAGLSFGAVSCSDYLDTEPITDKPIELSDTPYKTAADAEDLMNTIYNDLGNEYWQLDYFFNGDAQTDIAYQGGDNPQNAQQSEYRILATNSNVSRDWNYIYGRINNCNKVINYVDKIPDTSLSTQRRKEMIAEASVMRALYYFHAVQLWGDVPLVTQAVIGVTAENFEEVYSQVYPARKSASEVYSLIISDLEGALPNVPASSNKYRASKGAALSLLAQVYATKPSPDFAKVVSYTDQLMTQGYSLLPDYDHLFDTTHEANAESIFEINGNGSSVWWWGTFMFIGTDWKKFNTPSNDLIKSFDAQGDAIRKASTVKFEPVGWSDKYWSSSSYPFAWKQREQSGNQNVYIFRYADLLLLRAEAKVRLGDYTGAAALVNQVRARVNLAPITITGETDGINKILEERKLELAFEGQRWFDLKRTGKAIEIIKNRKDASGNPLGYAANITEQKLLWPIPQSQIDNNPNLTQNAGY
- a CDS encoding glycoside hydrolase family 30 protein; this encodes MVLKKIIPALVLGSIASLISCNSFTKIEAPQTIEYWQTNADETLKLQKQNNLVFDNPQNNFQNILINPSEKFQTVDGFGYTLTGGSVEVINQLSPAKKKELLQDIFGKSEQSIGVSYLRLSIGASDLNSSVFSYDDVPAGQTDEDLSEFSLAKDQFVIDMLKEILAINPDIKIIGAPWSPPVWMKDNGNSIGGSLKTEYYQVYAEYFVKYIQEMKKNGITIDAITPQNEPLHPGNNPSMYMTAEQQRDFIKNNLGPAFRAANIATKIVLYDHNCDKPEYPITILQDPEAAQYVDGSAFHLYAGDVSALGTVKNAFPNKNLYFTEQWTGSTGTFAGDFIWHTKNVIIGTMRNWSKIALEWNLANDAQFQPFTPGGCTQCKGAITINSSESYTKNVAYYIIAHASKFVPQNSQRIGSTQVGNLSTLAFKTPEGKIALIVLNEGAEVENFNINFDGKSVAASLPSNSVATYTF
- the bglX gene encoding beta-glucosidase BglX — its product is MKKIFLSMVLVGLGITVSAQKSIDQKVTELMAKMTLEEKIGQLNQYNDDITATGPITKDADKAGQVRAGKLGSILNAVGTKNTKNWQDQAMQSRLKIPLLFGQDVIHGFRTTFPIPLGETATWDMNLIEKSARIAATEASAYGIHWTFAPMVDIGRDPRWGRVMEGAGEDTYLGTLVGKARVKGFQGNGLGNKDAVMACAKHFAAYGAAVGGRDYNSVDMSLRQLHETYLPPFKAVSDIGVATFMNSFNDINGIPATGNKYIQRDLLKGAWNFQGFVVSDWGSIGEMIPHGFAKDNKEAALKAILAGSDMDMESRSYTNHLAELVKEGKVDIQLIDDAVRRILTKKYELGLFDDPYRFINEKREKEQANNPEHRKFAREIGAKSIVLLKNENQLLPLSPTTKKVAIIGPFAKATVENHGFWSIAFPDDSQRIVTQFDGIKAQLDKNSELLYAKGCNANDNDKSMFSEAVEIAKKADVVIMTLGEGHAMSGEAKSRSNIHFSGVQEDLLKEIAKTGKPIILMINAGRPLVFDWASENIPTIVYTWWLGTEAGNSIADVLFGKINPGGKLPMTFPRTEGQIPIYYNHYNTGRPAKNNTDRNYVSAYIDLDNDPAYPFGFGLSYTTFQYSDVNVSATQLKGNQTFTASVTLTNSGNYDGEEVVQLYIRDLVGKVVRPVKELKGFQKIFLKKGESKTISFNITPEDLKFYDDELNFDWESGEFDIMIGTNSAQVQTKRVNWEK
- a CDS encoding sialate O-acetylesterase, translating into MKKSISVFLLLTIQLLMANVSLPYIFSDNMVLQRNSKIPVWGFASPHEKVSVSFKNQTKSTVADQNGNWKVDLDQEKEGGPFTLTIKGNNEIVFKNVLVGDVWLCGGQSNMEWALSSSEGYKEELNQKEFPLIRHIKIERKINSLPQNNVAKTEWNVANASTIGDFSAVAYFFAKKMYHERQVPIGIINSSWGGTVIEAWIPKNAFEQSPYFKEMIANMPQIDIESLQQKNFDAKTAVIEKKLNAKIADFNQEQFLSADYNASALKDLYVPKAWEQQGFEGLDGVAWIRKTIVLSDEDLSGNAVLYLGKIDDEDLTYFNGKLVGQMKQWSDDRIYTIPKEILKKGENIIAVKVNDTGGGGGLWSNDDEVKLVTAQKSIPLAGNWKFAVEKIYAAINQNEFPSLIYNAMIHPIEDFKISGMLWYQGESNAERAYEYNQSFPLLINSWRQRFGENLPFYFVQLATFNTKGDSNEGCDWCEVRDAQLNTTKMKNTGMVVTTDVGNPNDIHPRNKKTVGERLANLALNNGLKSPIYQKSTVKGNKITISFNTKEKLVSKNNEILKGFEIAGNDQKFYPAKAEIKKNKIVVTCEKVSNPVAVRYGWKGDDSEINLFTEKGLPIAPFRTDSFKTSTENKKYQFELK